A window from Photobacterium atrarenae encodes these proteins:
- a CDS encoding carboxyl transferase domain-containing protein gives MAILQSRVHPNESQFLENQQSMAVLVDELHTRVHQVVQGGGEKAQAHQRAKGKLPVRERIDAVLDNNSAFLEIGQFAAWDVYDDKIPCAGVVAGIGTVEGIECMIIANDPSVKGGTYYPLTVKKHLRAQEIAERCHLPCLYLVDSGGANLPHQAEVFPDKDHFGRIFFNQARMSAKGIPQIAVVLGLCTAGGAYVPAMADVSIIVKQQGTIFLAGPPLVKAATGEEVTAEELGGAEVHCKTSGVADYLAQDEHHALQLARQAVASSHLAPQPAPADPIRPPRYPQEELYGITGTDLRKPIDIKEIIARLVDDSDFDEFKALYGETLVCGFAKLHGHPIGIVANNGILFSESAQKGAHFIELCAKRKVPLLFLQNITGFMVGKKYESEGIAKHGAKMVMAVACADVPKFTVIVGGSYGAGNYGMCGRAYDPTMIWMWPNARISVMGGEQAAGVMAQVTRDIKARKGESWSDAEEAQFKQPIRELYEAQGSPYYASARLWDDGIIDPCQTRDVVGLALTAALRAPVSDSQFGIFRM, from the coding sequence ATGGCAATACTACAAAGCCGGGTTCATCCCAATGAATCCCAGTTTCTTGAAAACCAACAAAGCATGGCTGTACTGGTCGATGAGCTGCATACGCGGGTTCATCAGGTGGTTCAGGGCGGTGGCGAGAAAGCCCAGGCGCATCAGCGGGCCAAGGGAAAATTACCGGTTAGGGAGCGGATTGATGCCGTTTTGGACAACAACAGCGCGTTCCTGGAAATCGGGCAATTTGCGGCCTGGGATGTCTATGACGACAAGATTCCCTGCGCCGGGGTAGTCGCCGGGATCGGCACCGTCGAAGGCATCGAGTGCATGATCATCGCCAACGACCCATCCGTGAAAGGCGGCACCTATTATCCGCTGACGGTGAAAAAGCACCTTCGCGCCCAGGAAATCGCCGAACGTTGTCACCTGCCCTGCCTGTACCTGGTCGACTCCGGTGGTGCCAACCTGCCCCATCAGGCCGAGGTATTCCCGGACAAGGATCACTTCGGGCGCATTTTCTTCAACCAGGCCCGGATGTCGGCCAAGGGGATCCCGCAAATTGCCGTAGTCCTCGGCCTGTGTACCGCCGGGGGCGCCTATGTCCCGGCGATGGCCGATGTGTCGATTATCGTCAAGCAGCAAGGTACGATTTTTCTTGCCGGGCCGCCGCTGGTCAAAGCTGCCACCGGTGAAGAAGTGACAGCGGAAGAGCTCGGCGGCGCGGAAGTCCATTGCAAAACATCCGGGGTTGCCGACTATCTTGCCCAGGACGAACACCATGCCCTGCAACTGGCGCGACAGGCCGTCGCCAGCAGCCATTTAGCGCCCCAGCCTGCTCCGGCTGACCCCATCCGCCCGCCCCGCTATCCGCAGGAAGAACTTTATGGGATCACCGGCACCGATTTGCGCAAACCAATTGATATTAAAGAGATCATTGCCCGACTGGTCGATGACTCAGATTTCGATGAGTTTAAGGCGTTATATGGTGAAACGCTGGTGTGCGGTTTCGCCAAGCTGCACGGCCACCCCATAGGCATTGTGGCTAATAACGGCATTCTGTTTTCGGAATCGGCACAAAAAGGCGCGCATTTCATCGAGCTCTGTGCCAAACGTAAAGTCCCGTTGCTGTTTCTGCAGAACATCACCGGCTTTATGGTGGGGAAAAAGTATGAATCCGAAGGGATTGCCAAGCACGGGGCCAAAATGGTGATGGCCGTCGCCTGTGCCGACGTGCCGAAATTTACCGTGATCGTCGGCGGCTCATACGGCGCAGGGAACTATGGCATGTGCGGACGGGCCTACGATCCAACCATGATCTGGATGTGGCCCAATGCCCGCATCTCCGTGATGGGTGGCGAGCAGGCCGCTGGAGTTATGGCCCAGGTCACCCGGGATATCAAAGCCCGTAAAGGGGAATCCTGGTCTGATGCGGAAGAAGCGCAGTTCAAGCAGCCGATCCGGGAATTATACGAAGCACAGGGTTCTCCCTATTATGCCAGTGCCCGGCTCTGGGATGACGGCATTATCGACCCCTGCCAGACCCGTGACGTGGTCGGTCTGGCTCTGACGGCGGCCTTGCGCGCACCGGTTTCCGACAGTCAGTTCGGTATTTTCCGGATGTGA
- a CDS encoding acyl-CoA dehydrogenase family protein yields MDFELNEEQRAFAETAAQFAAEQLAPMAAEWDEQQFFPKDVLRQAGELGFLSLYVPEQEGGLGLSRLDASIIFEQLAMGCTSTTAYMTIHNMVSWMIASFATDEAKAMYCPKLLTGEWLGSYCLTEANAGSDAASLSTRAVLHRDHYRISGAKAFISGAGDTDVLVVMARTSDEPGARGISAFIVPANAEGISFGRKEPKMGWNSQPTRAVTFDNVEVPASHRLGAEGEGFKFAMKGLDGGRINIATCSVGTAEQALQEARQYIAERQQFGQSLAKFQSVQFKLADMATELVAARQLVRYAASKLDRQDPDATAYCAMSKRFATDVGFRICDQALQLFGGYGYIKEYPVERHFRDVRVHQILEGTNEIMRLIIARRLIQNEAALL; encoded by the coding sequence ATGGATTTTGAGTTAAACGAAGAACAGCGGGCATTTGCTGAAACCGCTGCTCAGTTTGCCGCAGAACAGTTGGCCCCCATGGCCGCTGAATGGGATGAGCAGCAGTTTTTCCCAAAAGACGTGCTGCGTCAGGCCGGGGAGCTGGGTTTTCTGAGCCTGTATGTACCGGAACAGGAAGGCGGGCTCGGACTGAGCCGCTTGGACGCGTCGATCATTTTCGAACAACTGGCGATGGGCTGTACGTCGACCACGGCGTACATGACCATTCACAACATGGTGAGCTGGATGATTGCCAGCTTTGCCACCGATGAAGCCAAAGCGATGTATTGCCCGAAGCTGCTGACCGGGGAATGGCTGGGTTCCTACTGCCTGACGGAAGCGAATGCCGGTTCGGATGCTGCGTCCTTGTCGACCCGTGCGGTTTTGCACCGGGACCATTATCGGATCAGCGGTGCTAAGGCCTTTATTTCCGGGGCCGGGGATACCGATGTGCTGGTGGTGATGGCCCGGACCAGTGATGAGCCGGGCGCGCGCGGAATTTCTGCCTTTATTGTCCCGGCCAATGCCGAAGGCATCAGTTTCGGGCGTAAAGAGCCGAAGATGGGCTGGAACAGCCAGCCGACCCGGGCCGTGACGTTCGACAATGTTGAAGTGCCAGCCTCCCATCGTTTGGGAGCAGAAGGCGAAGGCTTCAAATTTGCCATGAAAGGTCTGGATGGCGGTCGCATCAATATTGCGACCTGCTCGGTGGGGACGGCTGAGCAGGCACTGCAGGAAGCCCGGCAGTATATCGCCGAGCGCCAGCAGTTTGGTCAGTCCCTGGCGAAGTTCCAATCGGTCCAGTTCAAGCTGGCGGATATGGCGACTGAGCTGGTCGCGGCAAGGCAATTGGTGCGTTATGCGGCCAGTAAGCTGGATCGTCAGGATCCGGATGCTACCGCGTACTGTGCCATGTCGAAGCGTTTTGCGACCGATGTCGGATTCCGGATCTGTGATCAGGCGCTGCAGTTGTTCGGTGGTTACGGGTATATCAAGGAGTATCCGGTGGAGCGGCATTTCCGCGACGTGCGGGTCCATCAAATTTTGGAAGGCACCAATGAGATCATGCGGTTGATTATCGCACGACGCCTGATCCAGAATGAAGCCGCGCTGTTGTGA
- a CDS encoding CoA-acylating methylmalonate-semialdehyde dehydrogenase, with amino-acid sequence MIQHVPLLIDGEFRQSQSLQWIDVTNPADNSVIAKLPCATEDEIEEAIESAAAAFQTWKEVPVPERARLMLSYQHLLKTHHDELAELLSSETGKIFADAKGDVWRGIEVVEQAANISSLMMGETVENVATNIDTYSMIQPLGVCSGITPFNFPAMIPLWMFPMAIAAGNTFVLKPSDQVPLTAMRLAELFIEAGAPKDVLQIVHGQKEQVDYLLKHPTIRTVSFVGSVPVARHIYQTGTHHLKRVQAFAGAKNHMVVMPDANKAQVINNLVGSSVGAAGQRCMAISVAVLVDGAKEWISDLKEALAKVHPGAWDDTEAGYGPLISPQAKNRVLGLIEEGKAQGAVCELDGSHCEVAGYPDGNWVGPTLFSGVSPEMSIYQEEIFGPVLICVEVDSLEEAIELVNNNPYGNGTSIFTACGAAARKYQHEIQVGQVGINVPIPVPLPFFSFTGWRGSFYGDLHAYGKQAIRFYTETKTVTARWFEDDIPTGPNLTIHLR; translated from the coding sequence ATGATCCAACATGTACCACTCCTGATTGACGGTGAGTTTCGTCAATCGCAGTCTCTTCAATGGATTGATGTCACGAATCCGGCAGACAACAGCGTGATCGCCAAGTTGCCTTGTGCGACAGAAGATGAAATCGAGGAAGCGATCGAAAGTGCGGCTGCTGCTTTCCAGACCTGGAAAGAAGTGCCGGTACCAGAGCGAGCAAGGCTGATGCTCAGTTATCAGCATTTGCTGAAAACCCATCATGATGAGTTAGCTGAGCTGCTGTCCAGCGAAACCGGGAAAATCTTCGCCGATGCCAAAGGCGATGTCTGGCGCGGGATCGAAGTGGTTGAACAAGCCGCCAATATTTCCAGTTTGATGATGGGGGAAACGGTCGAGAACGTGGCCACCAATATCGATACTTACTCGATGATCCAGCCGCTCGGCGTTTGCTCCGGGATCACGCCGTTCAATTTTCCGGCTATGATCCCGTTGTGGATGTTCCCGATGGCCATTGCTGCGGGAAATACCTTCGTCCTTAAACCCTCGGATCAGGTGCCGCTGACGGCCATGCGTCTGGCTGAGTTGTTTATCGAAGCCGGGGCACCCAAAGATGTGCTGCAAATTGTCCACGGTCAGAAAGAGCAGGTGGATTATCTGCTGAAGCACCCGACAATCCGTACCGTGTCTTTTGTCGGCTCCGTCCCGGTTGCCCGTCATATCTACCAAACCGGGACCCATCACCTGAAACGGGTGCAGGCCTTTGCCGGAGCCAAGAACCACATGGTGGTGATGCCGGATGCGAATAAAGCGCAGGTGATCAATAACCTGGTGGGTTCATCCGTGGGTGCCGCCGGACAGCGCTGTATGGCTATCTCGGTTGCTGTGCTGGTGGATGGCGCCAAAGAATGGATCTCGGATCTAAAAGAAGCACTGGCGAAAGTGCATCCAGGGGCCTGGGATGATACTGAAGCCGGTTATGGGCCGCTGATTAGTCCGCAGGCCAAGAACCGGGTGCTGGGTTTGATCGAGGAAGGGAAAGCCCAGGGCGCGGTGTGCGAGCTTGATGGGAGTCACTGTGAAGTCGCAGGATATCCGGACGGCAACTGGGTTGGTCCGACGTTATTTAGCGGCGTCAGTCCTGAGATGTCGATCTACCAGGAAGAGATCTTCGGTCCGGTGCTGATTTGCGTGGAAGTGGACTCGCTGGAAGAAGCGATCGAACTGGTGAATAACAATCCATACGGTAACGGTACATCGATTTTTACCGCCTGTGGTGCCGCGGCCCGGAAGTATCAGCATGAAATCCAAGTGGGACAGGTCGGGATCAATGTCCCTATTCCGGTACCACTACCGTTCTTCTCATTTACCGGTTGGCGGGGCAGCTTCTATGGCGATCTGCATGCGTATGGCAAGCAGGCGATCCGCTTCTATACCGAAACCAAAACCGTGACCGCGCGCTGGTTCGAGGATGATATCCCGACCGGACCGAATCTGACGATTCATCTGCGTTGA
- a CDS encoding thiolase family protein: MEKNVWIVAARRTPLGSFQGQFSSLSSTELGRFAIQGVLEKSGLESSQIDEVLMGCVLPAGCGQAPARQAALAAGIPDSVGCTTINKVCGSGMKSVMLAHDLIRAGSARAVVAGGMESMTNAPYLQKDARRGARLGHTTLHDHMFLDGLQDAYEGHLMGVYAQQVAEKYDFSREQMDDWARMSVQRALAAQQQQAFAEEMIPVQVENRRGVAVFDHDEHPGEIDLDKISTLKPVFAEDGSVTAASSSAISDGAAALLVMSEEVARHYGFTPLAIIRGHATHARKPAEFTVAPVDAIRQLLMDLSWAADEVDLWEINEAFAVVTQIAVRELGLDAEKVNIHGGACALGHPIGASGARILVTLIHALKQQARQPGQSTSSRSSTPSHASTEVRSLKGVAALCIGGGEATAIAVEVPL, translated from the coding sequence ATGGAGAAAAATGTGTGGATTGTTGCTGCTCGCCGTACCCCGTTGGGCAGCTTCCAGGGCCAGTTTTCCTCGTTATCTTCCACTGAACTGGGGCGGTTTGCTATTCAGGGAGTGTTGGAAAAATCCGGGCTGGAGTCTTCTCAAATCGATGAGGTGTTGATGGGGTGTGTACTGCCGGCCGGCTGTGGTCAGGCCCCGGCCAGACAGGCGGCGCTGGCCGCTGGGATCCCGGATTCTGTTGGCTGTACCACGATTAACAAAGTGTGCGGCTCGGGGATGAAGTCGGTCATGCTGGCCCATGATTTAATTCGAGCAGGCAGTGCTCGGGCAGTTGTCGCCGGCGGTATGGAAAGTATGACCAATGCGCCTTATTTGCAAAAGGATGCCCGTCGCGGTGCGCGGTTGGGCCATACCACCTTGCACGATCATATGTTCTTGGACGGGTTGCAAGATGCCTATGAAGGTCATTTGATGGGCGTGTATGCCCAGCAGGTGGCGGAGAAATACGATTTTAGCCGCGAGCAGATGGATGACTGGGCCCGGATGTCGGTCCAACGGGCCCTGGCGGCGCAACAACAGCAAGCGTTCGCCGAAGAAATGATCCCGGTTCAGGTTGAGAATCGTCGCGGTGTTGCCGTGTTTGATCATGATGAGCATCCGGGGGAAATCGATCTCGATAAAATCAGTACTCTGAAGCCGGTGTTTGCCGAAGATGGTTCGGTCACGGCGGCCAGTTCCAGCGCCATTTCCGATGGGGCGGCTGCCTTGTTAGTGATGAGCGAAGAGGTCGCCCGCCATTATGGCTTTACGCCGTTGGCGATTATTCGCGGCCACGCGACCCATGCCCGCAAACCGGCAGAATTCACGGTTGCCCCAGTTGATGCGATCCGTCAGTTATTGATGGATTTGTCGTGGGCTGCGGATGAGGTCGATCTGTGGGAAATCAATGAAGCCTTTGCTGTGGTAACGCAAATTGCGGTCCGTGAACTGGGGCTGGATGCGGAGAAGGTCAATATTCACGGTGGGGCATGCGCATTGGGGCATCCCATTGGTGCCAGCGGCGCCCGGATCCTGGTGACGTTGATCCATGCCCTCAAACAACAGGCCCGTCAGCCGGGTCAATCAACGTCATCTCGTTCGTCAACGCCCTCTCATGCATCAACAGAAGTCCGTTCGCTCAAAGGTGTAGCTGCCTTATGTATTGGTGGTGGTGAAGCAACGGCAATCGCGGTCGAAGTACCGCTCTAA
- a CDS encoding isovaleryl-CoA dehydrogenase, whose protein sequence is MKDLFTPLNFGLGETLDMLRAQVNHFAAETIAPLAGKIDLDNQFPNQLWPVLGEMGLLGVTVDETYGGAGMGYLAHVIAMEEISRASASVGLSYGAHSNLCVNQIFRNGNPAQRAKYLPGLIAGTQIGALAMSEPNAGSDVVSMQLKAERQGDHFILNGNKMWITNGPDAHVFVVYAKTEPKGGSRGISAFIIERDFPGFSHAQKLDKLGMRGSNTCELVFENCRVPAENLLGELNRGVEVLMSGLDYERVVLAAGPLGIMRACLDLVLPYIHDRKQFGQSIGEFQLVQAKIADMYTRTNAARAYVYAVAAACDRGETTRKDAAGVILYSAELATQLALDTIQLLGGNGYINEFPAGRLLRDAKLYEIGAGTSEIRRMLIGRELFQESC, encoded by the coding sequence ATGAAAGATCTGTTTACCCCACTCAACTTTGGCCTTGGCGAAACACTGGATATGCTTCGCGCGCAGGTCAATCACTTTGCCGCAGAAACCATTGCCCCTCTGGCGGGAAAAATCGACCTGGACAACCAATTTCCCAACCAGCTGTGGCCTGTGCTCGGTGAAATGGGCTTACTCGGTGTCACCGTTGATGAAACATACGGGGGTGCCGGTATGGGTTATCTTGCTCACGTGATAGCCATGGAAGAAATTAGCCGCGCTTCTGCTTCAGTTGGTCTCAGCTACGGCGCTCATTCCAATCTCTGCGTGAACCAGATTTTCCGCAATGGGAATCCGGCGCAACGCGCCAAATACCTGCCGGGACTCATTGCAGGCACCCAAATCGGGGCGCTGGCCATGAGCGAACCCAATGCTGGTTCCGACGTGGTCAGCATGCAACTCAAAGCCGAGCGTCAGGGCGATCACTTTATCCTCAACGGCAACAAGATGTGGATCACCAACGGTCCGGATGCCCATGTGTTCGTGGTATACGCCAAAACCGAGCCCAAAGGGGGCTCGCGCGGGATCTCAGCCTTCATTATCGAGCGGGACTTCCCAGGCTTCAGCCATGCCCAGAAACTCGACAAGCTGGGAATGCGCGGCTCCAACACGTGTGAGCTGGTGTTCGAGAACTGCCGGGTTCCGGCGGAAAACCTGCTCGGAGAGCTCAACCGCGGGGTGGAAGTGCTGATGAGCGGACTGGATTACGAACGTGTGGTCCTGGCTGCAGGACCGCTTGGGATCATGCGCGCCTGTCTGGATCTGGTGCTGCCCTACATTCATGACCGCAAACAATTTGGCCAGTCGATTGGGGAGTTTCAGTTAGTCCAGGCGAAAATCGCCGACATGTATACCCGAACCAATGCCGCGCGCGCGTATGTCTATGCCGTCGCCGCTGCCTGTGACCGGGGCGAAACCACCCGCAAAGATGCTGCCGGGGTGATCCTCTACAGCGCCGAGCTGGCAACCCAGCTTGCCCTCGACACTATTCAGCTCCTCGGCGGTAACGGCTATATCAACGAGTTCCCGGCGGGTCGCCTGTTGCGCGATGCCAAGCTCTATGAAATTGGCGCCGGGACTTCGGAAATCCGCCGGATGCTGATCGGCCGCGAACTGTTTCAGGAATCCTGCTAG
- a CDS encoding enoyl-CoA hydratase-related protein, whose protein sequence is MKQQQETNQARDRDPGHLHCTPDAEVQCTISELGVATLTLNRINKHNAFNAEIIQSLLGYLRKLKHQPGLRVLVLAANGKHFSAGADLEWMMSMAAHSVKENRADALELASLLYELDTFPAPTIAQIQGSAFGGALGLICCCDIAIASPDARFCLSEVRIGLLPATIGPYVCRAIGQRQARRYMLTAEFMDATTAQQLGLLHEISEQPETRVETLVALLLENSPQSLAQTKLLCQLCDQHEINPALMKKTSQLIADIRVSPEGQEGLAAFFARRPPAWSPRYE, encoded by the coding sequence ATGAAGCAGCAACAGGAAACGAACCAGGCTCGCGATCGGGATCCCGGACACCTGCACTGCACACCGGATGCTGAGGTGCAATGCACTATTTCAGAGCTGGGTGTAGCAACCCTGACCTTAAACCGGATCAATAAACACAATGCATTCAATGCCGAGATTATTCAGAGTCTGCTCGGCTATTTGCGTAAGCTCAAGCATCAGCCCGGCCTGCGAGTTCTGGTTCTGGCAGCCAACGGCAAGCACTTCTCCGCCGGCGCAGATCTGGAATGGATGATGTCGATGGCGGCGCACAGCGTCAAAGAAAACCGGGCTGATGCGCTCGAGCTGGCCAGCTTGCTGTATGAGTTGGACACCTTCCCGGCACCAACCATTGCCCAGATTCAGGGCAGCGCCTTTGGCGGAGCGCTGGGGCTCATTTGTTGCTGTGATATCGCGATTGCCAGCCCCGATGCCCGATTCTGCCTGAGTGAAGTCCGAATCGGGTTATTGCCGGCAACCATCGGCCCGTATGTCTGCCGGGCTATCGGGCAACGTCAGGCGCGCCGCTATATGCTGACCGCCGAGTTCATGGACGCAACGACCGCGCAGCAACTAGGATTGCTGCATGAGATCTCAGAGCAACCGGAGACCCGGGTCGAAACATTGGTTGCCCTGCTGCTTGAGAACAGTCCGCAGTCACTGGCGCAAACCAAGCTGCTCTGCCAACTCTGTGATCAGCATGAAATCAATCCGGCGCTGATGAAAAAAACCAGCCAGTTGATCGCAGATATTCGCGTATCCCCCGAAGGCCAGGAAGGACTGGCCGCCTTTTTTGCCCGGCGACCACCGGCATGGAGCCCACGCTATGAATAA
- a CDS encoding enoyl-CoA hydratase/isomerase family protein has protein sequence MAGKVNFQELACHSGGYKIGVAELDNPGSLNALTLEMLKQLKSQLEVWEQDESIACVFLHGAGEKAFCAGGDVRTMYHCMKSWSDAGKSDDSAQQFLTEYFAVEYSCDYLIHCYRKPIIAWGKGIVMGGGIGLYVGASHRVTTPSTRLAMPEISIGLYPDVGGTWFLNRLPSGIGLFLGLTGAPLNASDALDLALAEHVLLSEDKTLLLEKLQGISWQGATQHHEQVSTLLAELSARADADHPASQLIPYFAQIQTACLNTDLSVVCQQIHAIDGLGRWIEQAKKTLKEGSPITAHLCFRQSTEYKQLSLAECFRLELSLSVRCGLLGEFQEGVRARLIEKTGQPNWRYPSIDDVEPTLIDTMFTSLWSEQDHPLALLGREPRG, from the coding sequence ATGGCAGGCAAAGTGAATTTTCAGGAACTGGCGTGTCACAGCGGCGGATACAAAATCGGCGTTGCAGAGCTGGATAACCCGGGCTCGCTGAATGCCCTGACGCTGGAGATGTTAAAGCAACTCAAAAGCCAGCTGGAGGTATGGGAGCAGGATGAGAGCATTGCCTGTGTGTTTCTGCATGGCGCGGGCGAAAAAGCCTTCTGTGCTGGTGGTGATGTGCGAACCATGTATCACTGCATGAAATCGTGGTCAGACGCCGGTAAATCTGATGATTCCGCGCAGCAGTTTCTGACGGAATATTTTGCAGTGGAGTACAGCTGTGATTATCTGATCCATTGCTACCGTAAGCCCATTATCGCGTGGGGGAAAGGCATCGTGATGGGGGGCGGTATTGGCTTGTACGTTGGTGCCAGTCACCGGGTGACGACGCCAAGTACACGGCTTGCGATGCCGGAAATCAGTATTGGTTTATATCCGGATGTCGGGGGAACCTGGTTCCTGAATCGTCTGCCATCCGGCATCGGTTTGTTCCTTGGCTTAACCGGTGCGCCTTTGAACGCCAGCGATGCGTTGGATTTGGCGTTGGCAGAGCATGTGTTGCTGTCGGAGGACAAGACGCTTTTGCTGGAGAAGTTACAGGGTATCTCATGGCAAGGAGCGACGCAGCATCATGAGCAAGTCAGCACACTGTTGGCTGAATTAAGTGCGCGCGCCGATGCTGATCATCCAGCCAGTCAGTTGATCCCGTATTTTGCGCAAATTCAGACGGCCTGCCTGAATACGGACTTGTCAGTGGTATGCCAGCAAATCCACGCGATTGATGGTTTAGGGCGCTGGATTGAACAAGCGAAGAAAACGCTGAAGGAAGGGAGTCCGATCACGGCTCATCTCTGTTTCAGACAGAGCACAGAATACAAACAGCTCTCCCTGGCTGAATGTTTTCGACTGGAGTTGTCTCTTTCAGTGCGTTGTGGGCTGTTGGGGGAGTTTCAGGAAGGCGTTCGGGCCCGGCTGATTGAGAAAACCGGCCAGCCCAACTGGCGCTATCCGAGTATCGACGACGTAGAACCAACGTTGATTGATACCATGTTTACATCATTATGGTCCGAGCAGGATCATCCTTTGGCTTTGTTAGGCCGTGA
- a CDS encoding MerR family transcriptional regulator, with protein sequence METFKISELAKEFDITTRSIRFYEDVGLLHPGRNGNTRIYKRRDKIRLKLILRGKRLGFSLAEIRELFELYDTNQSHAQLHEMLRIIDDKQAMLQRQIRDIDAVMQELELAKARCEQALNNTETQ encoded by the coding sequence GTGGAGACTTTCAAGATCAGCGAACTTGCCAAGGAATTTGATATCACGACCCGCAGTATCCGGTTTTACGAGGATGTCGGTCTGTTGCACCCGGGCAGAAACGGCAACACCCGGATCTATAAACGACGGGACAAGATCAGGCTCAAACTGATCCTGAGAGGCAAACGGCTGGGCTTTTCCCTGGCTGAAATTCGAGAGCTGTTCGAGCTGTATGACACCAACCAGAGCCATGCTCAGCTACATGAAATGCTCCGTATCATTGACGATAAGCAGGCCATGCTCCAACGCCAGATCCGTGATATCGACGCGGTCATGCAAGAGCTGGAACTGGCCAAAGCTCGCTGCGAGCAGGCCCTGAACAACACGGAAACACAATAG
- a CDS encoding enoyl-CoA hydratase → MSHQEQVSQDLLSVEIHEHTAVLTMNNPPANTWTAQSLEALKHTVERLNDNKAVYALVLTGQGEKFFSAGADLNLFASGDKAVAVEMAHRFGVAFEALSAFRGVSIAAINGYAMGGGLEVALACDIRIAEQQAELALPEAKVGLLPCAGGTQNLTWLVGEGWAKRMILCGERVGAQQGLDIGLVEQVVPAGQSLEAAMAMAALVANQSPSSVTACKQLIQNCRVATHQHGLMRERELFVQLFDTDDQAEGVRAFLDKRPPQWKNQ, encoded by the coding sequence ATGAGTCACCAAGAGCAGGTCTCGCAGGATTTACTGTCGGTCGAGATCCATGAACACACAGCTGTACTGACAATGAATAACCCGCCGGCCAATACCTGGACGGCGCAGAGCCTCGAAGCGCTGAAACACACGGTTGAACGCCTGAATGACAACAAAGCGGTGTACGCACTGGTACTGACCGGACAAGGAGAGAAGTTTTTCTCCGCTGGGGCCGATCTGAATCTGTTTGCCAGTGGGGACAAAGCCGTTGCGGTTGAGATGGCCCATCGGTTTGGTGTAGCCTTTGAAGCGCTGTCAGCATTTCGGGGCGTCTCCATTGCCGCGATTAACGGGTATGCGATGGGCGGTGGGCTGGAAGTGGCCCTGGCGTGCGATATTCGCATCGCAGAGCAACAGGCGGAACTCGCGCTACCGGAGGCGAAAGTCGGCTTATTACCTTGTGCCGGTGGCACCCAGAATCTCACCTGGCTGGTTGGTGAAGGTTGGGCCAAACGCATGATCCTGTGTGGAGAGCGCGTGGGGGCGCAGCAGGGATTAGACATTGGGCTGGTTGAGCAGGTGGTTCCGGCAGGGCAAAGCCTGGAAGCCGCGATGGCGATGGCGGCTTTGGTCGCCAATCAATCGCCATCGTCCGTCACTGCTTGTAAGCAACTGATCCAAAACTGCCGTGTCGCGACTCATCAGCACGGGTTGATGAGAGAACGTGAATTGTTTGTCCAGCTCTTTGATACCGACGATCAGGCCGAGGGCGTCCGGGCATTTCTCGACAAACGTCCGCCGCAGTGGAAAAACCAGTAA